The genomic region CCATAGCCCTGGTTCTGGCAGTGGACGGCGACCGACTTGGTCAGCGAGCGCACCGCGCCCTTCGACGCGCAATAAGCGGCGGCATAGGCCTCGCCGCTATGCGAGCCGACCGATGCGATGTTGACGATCGACCCGCCACCACTCCGCTTCATCGCCCGCACCGCCATCCGGCAACCGAGGAAAACGCCATCCGCGTTCACCGCCTGAACGCGCCGCCAGTCGGCGACATCGGCATCCTCGATCGAGCCGGGGATCAGGATCGCGGCGTTGTTCATCACTATGTCGATCCGCCCGAATTGCTCGACCGCCGCGCGGCCGACCATATCCCAATCCTCCGGGGAAGATACGTCGTGGCGCAGGAACAGGCCGGGCCGGGCGAGTCGCGCCGCCGTTGCCCGCCCCGCTTCCTCCGCGACGTCGGTGAGCAGCACGGTCGCCCCCTCCTCCGCGAACAAGGTGGCGATCGCCGCGCCAAGCCCCATCGCCGCGCCGGTGACGATCGCGACCTTGCCCTCCAGCCGGCCGGTCATTCATCCGCTCCGGCGAGCGCGTCGCGGAACTCGCCGACCAGACGATAATAATCGTCGTCCGGCCAGCGCAGGCTATGGGCGCCTGCCGGCCAGTCGGCATAGGCTCCGGTCGCCGGAACCACGGTCGAGAAATCGGAAAGGCCCCGGCGGCGCAGTATCTTCCACACCCCGTCGCGACATTCGCACAGGTCGATGTAGCGGCCCTCGAAGAAAGCATCCTCCTCGCCCCGCCCGTCCGCCGCGTTTCGCCGGTGATGCGCGAGATAATAGCTTTCGGCGAGCGCCCGCTCCTCCCGCACCTCGACCGAGACGTTCGAGACATGATGCGCCGCGTGGAGGCAGCGCTCGATGATCGGCAGCGCATAGTCGATGAAGCCGTCGGCCGGCCCGCGATAGCCGCCGTGCGCGATCGTCGCCTCCGGCCAATAGCATTGCCGCATCCCTGCTATGTCCTTGCGGTCGTTGGCGCGCGCGCCGGCATGGATCAGCGCGGTCACCGCGAGCGTCGCCTCGATCCGGCGCAGCCGCTCGCCGAGGTCCGCGTCCATCGCCTATTGCCCCTCGTCGCGGCTGATCGCGAAGGCGGTGGCCTTGGTCAGCCCGTTCGAGATCGTCGCGATCGCGCGCCGCGCGCCCGGCACCTGCCGCTCGCCGCCGCGATCGGTGACCTGGATCACCGCCTCGGCAAGCTGCGTCATGCCATGCAGCCGCCCCTCGCCCAGCGCGCCGCCGCCGGTGTTGACCGGCAGCTTGCCGCCGAGGCTACCATGCCCGTCGCGCAGGAAGGCCAGCCCCTCGCCGCGCGGCACGATCCCCAGCCCCTCCAGCCACAGATATACGAACGGAGCGAAGCCGTCGTAGAGCTGGGCGGTGTCGAAATCGCTCGGGCCGAGGCCGGTCGCCTCCCATAGCCGCGCCGCGACCTGCTCGCACCCGATCCAGATATCGTCGAGCGTCATCGGCACGCCGGTCGGCGGCGAATGGGTGCCGGCGGAGAAGCCGGTCAGCAGCGCCGGCTTCCGCTTCAGGTCGCGCGCCCGCTCGGTCGAGGTGAGCAGCAGCGCCGCGCAGCCGTCGACCGGAATGTCGCAATCGAGGATCGACATCGGATCGGCGATCATCCGCGCGTTGAGGTAATCGTCCGCCGCCAGCGGCTTGCCGCGCCAGAAGCCGTTGGGATTGCGGCAGGTATTGGCGCGGTTGTCGACTATGTAGCGGGCGAGGTCGGCGCGCGAATAGCCGAACATCTCGAAATAGCGCTTGACCACGCTCGCCGCCCAGGACGGCGGACCACTGAAGCCGAACGGCGCCAGCCATTGCTCCGGCCCGACCGAATATCTGTTCTCATAGTTGATGTAGCTGCCCGGCGGCACGTGCAGCGCGCGATAGACGACCACATGGCTGCACACCCCGCTGGCGATCGCCATCGCCGCTTCCATGAAGGCCTGCGTCACCATGCCGTTGGTCGAGCCGGTCCAGCGCGTGTGGGTGTGGATGCCGAGCCGCTCGCCCAGCGCCCAAGGGGTGACGACGTCGATCCCCTCCACCGTGCCCTTCGCCCCGCCGTAGCGCGGCATCGAGGGCGAGGTGGCGAGGCCGTCAAGCGCGCGGCGATCCAGCCCCGCGTCGGCCAGCGCCGCGTCCACCGCCTCCGCTGCGAGGCTGGCGAGCGAGCGCTCCGGCCGGCGCGTCAGCGGGCTGTAGCCGATGCCCGCGACCGCGATCCTGTCCCTGAACGCCCGCATCACGCCGCCTCCCGCGCCGGGCGGAATTGCGGCAGCGCGCAATCCTCCGTCACCCGCTCGAACGTCACTTCCAGCGGCATGCCAAGCCGCAACTCCTCCTCGCGCGCGCCGACGATATTGGTGGAGAGCAGCAGATGCGGCTGTTCCGCCAGCTCGACGATCGCCACGATCAGCGGCAGCATGTCGCGGAAGCCGGGGGCCGGCGCTTCCTTGAGCACGCACCAGGTGAACAGGCTGCCCTTGCCCGAGACCGTCTCATAGCCCAGGTCCTCGCTGCCGCAGGTCGGGCAGGCGAGGCTCGGCGCGTGGTTCCAGCGGCGGCAGGCGCGGCAGCGCTGGATATCGAGTCGCCCGGCCTTCGCCGCGTCCCAGAATGCCTCGCTCACCTCGTCGCCAAGCGGCAACGGCCGCAGGACGGCTTCGCTCTCCACGGTCACCGCTGATCCTTCCTTCCTCGCCGGATATAGCACCATAGTGCAATTTTCACGCATTTGTGTGCCTCTATTCGCCGCTGGTTGCAAGCGCCGCGCCGAAATTTGACGAACGCCGTTGACGGGTCCAGCACTAGCCCGTATTTTTCACTCAAATGCAAAATTGACAGGATGAGGCCAATCCATGCAAGCGACCGCCGCCGTTCGTCCAAGCCATGTGCCGCCCGAGCTGGTCGGCGGCTTCAACCTGATGGACGACCCCTCGATGCTGCCGCAGCCGCTCGGCGATCCGCACACCGCGATCGCTCGGCTGCTCGACGGGCCGCCGGTCTTCTACTCGCTCAACATGACCCGCAACGGCGAGGGCGCGTGGATCGTGGTGCGCGCCGAGGACCAGCGCCGCGTGCTGCAGGACGGCGCGACCTTCTCCAGCAATCGCAACATCTTCTCGTCCGCGCTGGGCGAGAACTGGCCGCTGATCCCGCTGGAGATCGATCCGCCGGAGCACGGCAAATGGCGCTCGCTGCTCAACCCCCTGCTCTCCCCGCGCCGCGTGGTGAACCTCGAGCCGATCGTCCGCCAGCGCGCGATCGACCTGATCGAGGGGATCAAGGCGAAGGGCACGAGCTGCGAGGCGATGAGCGAGTTCGCCTTCCCCTTCGCGGTCAGCATCTTCCTCCAGTTCCTCGGCATCGGCCATGAGCGGCTGCACGAGTTCGTCGGCTGGGCCAACGACCTGCTGCACGGCACACCGGCACAACGGACCGAGGCGGCGAAGATCGTCGTCGCCTATCTCGACGACCTGCAGGCGCTGCGCCGCCGCGAGCCGGCCGACGACTTCATGACCTTCGTCACGCAAGCCGAGATCGACGGCCGCCGGATGACCGAGCATGAAGTGAAGTCGATGAGCGTGCTGCTGTTCATCGCCGGGCTGGACACGGTGGCGGCGGCGATCGGCTTCGACCTGCTCTATCTCGCGCGGCATCAGGCCGAGCAGGAACTGCTGCGCGCCGAGCCGAACCGCATCCTGCTCGCCGCCGAGGAGATGCTGCGCGCCTTCCCGACCGTCACGCCGATCCGCCGCGCGACGCGCGACGTGGAGGTGGCGGGCGTACTCATCAAGGCGGGCGACCTCATCGCCTGCCCGTCGATGACCGCGAACCGCGATCCGGCGGAATTCACCAACCCGGAGAAGATCGACTTCGCGCGCGAGGACAATCGCCACGTCGCCTTCGCCTATGGCCCGCACCGCTGCCTCGGCTCGCACCTCGCGCGGCGCGAGGTGGTGATCGGGCTGGAGGAATGGCTGGGGCGGATTCCCACCTTCCGCTTCAAGGAGGGGCATCTGCCGACCGTGTACGGCGGCTTCGTGTTCGGGGTCGAGGATCTGGTGCTGGCGTGGGACTGACGCGGCAAAGCGAGAGGAAAAGACGATGCGCGTGATCGTGGATGGCGCCAAATGCCAGGGCAACGCCCGCTGCTGGGCGCAGGACCCCGAGATGTTCGACCTCAACGACGAAGGCTATCTCCCGACGCAGGTGATCGACGTGCCGGACGATCCCGACAAGCAGCTCAAGGCGCGGCGCGGCGTGCGCGCCTGCCCGGAACGCGCGCTGACGCTCGAGGAATAGGCCGGGACGGAAATCCCCACCTGGGCCGGCGGGAGCGCGCTTCCGCCGGCTTTTTCGTGCGTGTGGCCGGCGGAATCCCGTTCGCCCTTCCGCCACGACGACGGAAGGGCGGAGCCACCGTGGCGGCTCCGCCCTCCCTTTTCGCCCCCTCGGGGAAAGCGGCGTCAGAACTTGAAGCGCACGCCCGCCGTGAAGGCGCGGCCGACGAAATCGTACACCGCGATATTGGTCGGCAGGTTGACGCCCGGCACGGTGCCGGGGATCAGCGGCGGGTCCTTGTCGAACAGGTTGTTGATCGTCAGGAACGGCTCGAAGTGCTTGCCCTCCCCGATATCGACCTTCGCGCGCAGCGTGAGGTCGGTGTAGAATACCGCGCCGACATGATCGTCGACGAAGCTGACGCGGGCGCCGTTCGGCAGCGCGCCCGGAATGTCGAGCCGCATCGAGCCGACCATCTGCTCCGATATCGTCAGGCCGAAACGGTCGGTGCTGTAATCGGCGGTCAGCGAGCCGCGCCAGCGCGGATAGCCCGCCGGGTTGGAGCCGACCACGTTGACGCCCGCGTAATGCAGCGTCGGCGCGCCGGCATATTGCTGGGTATCGAACTTGTCGAGGTAGTTGGCGTAGAGCCGCAACGCGAGCCCGCCATTGCCCAGACTGGTGCGATAGGTGGCGTCGAAGTCGATGCCGGCGGTCTTCAGGAAGGCGATGTTCGCCGGCGCGATACGGATCAACGTCGGGAAGGCAGTAGGCGAACTGCGCGTAATGAGCGCGCACTCCGGACCGGTGCCGCCGCTGTTGGTGCAATTGTCGACGATCTGCTGCGCCGAAAGCTGATCGATCAGCGAGTCGACCTTGATCGAATAATAGTCGACCGACATGCTGAAGCCCGGCAGGAAGCGCGGCGTCAGCACGGCGCCGATCGTCAGCGTCTTGGCCTTCTCCGGCTTCAGGCCCAGATTGCCGGACGTGACCGACGAGACGTTCTGGTTGATACCGGAGCCGATCGTGCCGGCGGCGTTCTGCTTGTCGTTGATGATGCCGATCGCCGATTGTGCGCCGCTGTACAGCTCGAACAAATTGGGCGCTCGGATGTCACGCGAATAGGTAGCGCGCAGCAGGAAATCCTGCACCAGCTTCCATGTGCCGCCAGCCTTCCAGGTGGTGACCGTGCCCGAAGTCGAATAATCGGTCACACGGACCGCGCCGTTGAGGCTCAGCTCCTGGAACAGCGGCGCATCCTTGAGGATCGGCACCGCCAGCTCGGCGAAGCCCTCCTTCACGTTATAGCTGCCGTGGCCCTGGCCGACGTTGGTCAGCCAGTAGAACAATGCGCCGGCCGGCACGCCGCGCAGCCCCGCGAAATAGGCGCTGCGCTTGGCCGCGGTGTCCAGATCGGCCGGATCGGCGTTGCTGGTGAGATCGAGCGACTGGTTGCGCCATTCGACGCCGGCGGCGAGGTCGACCGGCCCGGCCGGCAGGTTGAACAGGCTGCCGGAGATGCTGGCGGTGACCGAATCCTGCTTGATCGTCGCGTCGTAGCGCGAGGTGCCGGTGGCATAGGCATAGCCCGCCGGGGTCGCCGCCGCCGGATTGCCGGCGAGCAGGTTGAGCGGCTGGCAGCCGGCATATTGCGCCGCCACCGTCGGATCGGTCAGCACGCGGCAGGTCGGCACGCCGTTCGCCATCACCACGTCGGTCGCGGCGAAGAGCTTCTTGTTATCGTACAGTCCGGAGGTGGCCATATGGTGCACCGACTGGCCGTGGGTGTAGTTCAGCGACCATTTGAAATCGCCGAAATGGCCGTCGAGCCCGGCGGTCGCCATCCAATAGTCGGTGCGCTCCCGCGCCAGCGGCTGCGGCTGGCCGGCGTCATAGGAGCCGACGGTGAGATAATCGTTCGGCCCCGCCAACGTGGCCTGCATCGCGGGCGAGAGATACGGGTTGCCACTGTAGAGATTGACCGCCTCGCTGGGCGGCACGAGCGCGTTGGTCTGTGTCGGATAGACATAGTCGCTACGGCTGAACAGGCCCTGGACATAGGCGTTGATGCCATCGGACACGTCATAGGACAGGCGGCCGAACGTGTTGTAGGTCTTGCCGGGGATGATCGCGGCATTCTGCTGCGTGATGCCATAGCCGTCGCCGCCAGACTGGAAACCGGTGGTGCCGACCGCCGTGCCGGTGTTGAACGGCCGGGTGGTGCCGTCCGGGTTGACCACCTGCCCGATCAACGGATTGGTGAGGGAGCTGGCGCTCGTGATCCGCGCGTTGCTGGTCAGCGCGGAGATGCGCACGTCGGTGCCGATCGTATAGGGATTGGTCGCCGTGCCCGGCGTGCCGCCGCCGACGACCGAGCCGACATAGTTATAACCCTTGTTCGAGAAATCGCGATCGGCGCGCTTCATCCCGTCGTTGTTGTTGTATTCGGCGCTGAACTCGATATGGCCGCGACCGCCCGCGAAGCCGGTGCCTCCGGCAATGCCGATGCGCTGGCTGGCGGCATAGCCGCGCTGCGCCACGCCGGCCTGCGCCACGCCGCTCAACCCGTTGAAATTCTTGTCGAGCACGAAGTTGACGACGCCCGCCACCGCGTCCGATCCCCAGGCCGCCGACGCGCCGCCGGTGACGACGTCGACGCGCTGCATCAGCAGTTCCGGCAGCACGTTGGTGTCGATCGTGCCGACATATTCGGTCGGCGAGACGCGCAGGCCGTCGAACAGGATCAGCGTGCGCAGCGGCCCCTTCGGATTGGCGCCGGTGGTGCCGAGGCCGCGCAGGTTGAGGATGTTGCCGTGGATCGGCAGGTTCGAGAAGTTCGACGCGGCCTTGCTCGGGCTGAGCGAGTTGGCGAATTGCGGCAGCTTGTTGAGCGCGTCCGGTACGCCCGACGGCGTCGACTTGAGCAGGTCGTCGGTGGTCGCCACGGTGACCGGCGTCGGCGCGGTATAGCCATCGCGCACGATGCGCGTGCCGGTGACGACGACGTCGGGCGTGGTCTGCGCCGGAGCGGACTGGTCCTGAGCCGCCTGGCCCTGCGCGGCGGCCGGAGCGGGCGCCGTCTCGGCGACGGCGGGCACGGCGAACGTCAGCGCGCTGGTCGCCATGAGCGCGGCAATGGCACGAACTCTCATATCCTACCTCCCCAAAGCAGCGCCGGCGGTTGATTTTTAACCGGCGTCAAAAGTGGACTTGAATGCAAAATTGGTACGGCGATGAATCTTGCGTGTCAATGCAAAATTAAGGCTGGACCGCCAGCCCCGTCTCGCGCCGCCAGCGATCGTACCATGCCGCCATCGCCGCCGGCCTGATGCCCTGCGTCACGCTCATCCGGTCGCGCACCAGCAATGTCTCGTGCGAGCCGGGCGCGGTGCGCGGCCAGATCACCGGCCCCGCGCCGTTCGGATCGCCGGAACGCAGGAAATTCAGCCACATGCCGCGCCATTCCCGCGCCATCGCGGCGGTGCGCGGATCGTCCTCCGGCGCGACGCCGAACAGATAGGGCATGTCGGCGCAATGCGGCGCGCCGGGCACGCTCGCTCGCTCGGCCGGCGGCACGAAATCGAAATGATAGCTCCAAGCCGGCGCGCGGCGCGCCGCCAGCCCCGCCATGCCGAGCGCGGCGGAGGTGAAGATGAAATCAGTCTGCACGCGGCGGATCAGTTCCGCCTCGCTCAACGGGCCATCGGCTTCGTAGATCGGACGCCACGAGTCGAGGTCGATCCCGAACAGCCGCTTGAGCGTCGGCGCGTCGAAGCCCATCAGCCCGAACACGCTCGCCTCGTTGCTGGTCGATCCGGCGATGAACGGCACCGGCGCCTGCTCGCCGCGCGCGAAGATCGCCGAGATCGCGTCGGGAACCAATCGCCCGTCGACGATCGCGCCGAACGCCGGCGGCCCCGGATCGGCGGCGAGCACCTGCGCGATGCTCAGCCGGCGCAGCGCTGCCAGCCCGGCCGCGCCCGTGTCGGTGACGCCCGCGCGCGCCGCGAAGGCCACGCCCTCCGCCTCGGCGCGGTCGAGCGGGCGGGTGGCGTTGAAGAAGCCGCCGCCGGAATGCGCGCTCGCCCGCGCGAACAGCCCGCGCGCCGCTGGCGATGCCAACAACGCGTTGACGCTCGATCCGCCGGCGGAGCAGCCGAGGATGGTGATATTGTCGGGATCGCCGCCGAACCGCGCGATGTTGCGCCGCGTCCATTCCAGCGCGCGGAGCTGGTCGGAGAGCCAGAAATTGCCGGTCCCGCGCCCCGCCTCCGCGACGAGCGCGGGATGCGCGAAGAAGCCGAAGCGGCCGACGCGATAATTGGGCGAGACGAGGATCACCCCGCCGCGCAC from Sphingomonas sp. CL5.1 harbors:
- a CDS encoding nuclear transport factor 2 family protein; the protein is MDADLGERLRRIEATLAVTALIHAGARANDRKDIAGMRQCYWPEATIAHGGYRGPADGFIDYALPIIERCLHAAHHVSNVSVEVREERALAESYYLAHHRRNAADGRGEEDAFFEGRYIDLCECRDGVWKILRRRGLSDFSTVVPATGAYADWPAGAHSLRWPDDDYYRLVGEFRDALAGADE
- a CDS encoding carboxylesterase/lipase family protein — translated: MRRARRAIGLLAAAVLLAANAGPVVTTDTGRVRGVALEQGAAWRGIPYALPPVGALRWREALPVRPWKGIRDATRFGFDCPQKPEGNRPAHAQSEDCLTLSIITPDRAAKRLPVLFSIHGGAYAFGSGRYMVEAGLSPLVRGGVILVSPNYRVGRFGFFAHPALVAEAGRGTGNFWLSDQLRALEWTRRNIARFGGDPDNITILGCSAGGSSVNALLASPAARGLFARASAHSGGGFFNATRPLDRAEAEGVAFAARAGVTDTGAAGLAALRRLSIAQVLAADPGPPAFGAIVDGRLVPDAISAIFARGEQAPVPFIAGSTSNEASVFGLMGFDAPTLKRLFGIDLDSWRPIYEADGPLSEAELIRRVQTDFIFTSAALGMAGLAARRAPAWSYHFDFVPPAERASVPGAPHCADMPYLFGVAPEDDPRTAAMAREWRGMWLNFLRSGDPNGAGPVIWPRTAPGSHETLLVRDRMSVTQGIRPAAMAAWYDRWRRETGLAVQP
- a CDS encoding Zn-ribbon domain-containing OB-fold protein, with protein sequence MTVESEAVLRPLPLGDEVSEAFWDAAKAGRLDIQRCRACRRWNHAPSLACPTCGSEDLGYETVSGKGSLFTWCVLKEAPAPGFRDMLPLIVAIVELAEQPHLLLSTNIVGAREEELRLGMPLEVTFERVTEDCALPQFRPAREAA
- a CDS encoding cytochrome P450, translating into MQATAAVRPSHVPPELVGGFNLMDDPSMLPQPLGDPHTAIARLLDGPPVFYSLNMTRNGEGAWIVVRAEDQRRVLQDGATFSSNRNIFSSALGENWPLIPLEIDPPEHGKWRSLLNPLLSPRRVVNLEPIVRQRAIDLIEGIKAKGTSCEAMSEFAFPFAVSIFLQFLGIGHERLHEFVGWANDLLHGTPAQRTEAAKIVVAYLDDLQALRRREPADDFMTFVTQAEIDGRRMTEHEVKSMSVLLFIAGLDTVAAAIGFDLLYLARHQAEQELLRAEPNRILLAAEEMLRAFPTVTPIRRATRDVEVAGVLIKAGDLIACPSMTANRDPAEFTNPEKIDFAREDNRHVAFAYGPHRCLGSHLARREVVIGLEEWLGRIPTFRFKEGHLPTVYGGFVFGVEDLVLAWD
- a CDS encoding SDR family oxidoreductase → MTGRLEGKVAIVTGAAMGLGAAIATLFAEEGATVLLTDVAEEAGRATAARLARPGLFLRHDVSSPEDWDMVGRAAVEQFGRIDIVMNNAAILIPGSIEDADVADWRRVQAVNADGVFLGCRMAVRAMKRSGGGSIVNIASVGSHSGEAYAAAYCASKGAVRSLTKSVAVHCQNQGYGIRCNSIHPGTIDTPMVRNLREGLGLPPESPVAGDPRQFAYAALYLASDEALLVNGAELLVDSARTVTPPAPRAS
- a CDS encoding ferredoxin; protein product: MRVIVDGAKCQGNARCWAQDPEMFDLNDEGYLPTQVIDVPDDPDKQLKARRGVRACPERALTLEE
- a CDS encoding TonB-dependent receptor, translated to MRVRAIAALMATSALTFAVPAVAETAPAPAAAQGQAAQDQSAPAQTTPDVVVTGTRIVRDGYTAPTPVTVATTDDLLKSTPSGVPDALNKLPQFANSLSPSKAASNFSNLPIHGNILNLRGLGTTGANPKGPLRTLILFDGLRVSPTEYVGTIDTNVLPELLMQRVDVVTGGASAAWGSDAVAGVVNFVLDKNFNGLSGVAQAGVAQRGYAASQRIGIAGGTGFAGGRGHIEFSAEYNNNDGMKRADRDFSNKGYNYVGSVVGGGTPGTATNPYTIGTDVRISALTSNARITSASSLTNPLIGQVVNPDGTTRPFNTGTAVGTTGFQSGGDGYGITQQNAAIIPGKTYNTFGRLSYDVSDGINAYVQGLFSRSDYVYPTQTNALVPPSEAVNLYSGNPYLSPAMQATLAGPNDYLTVGSYDAGQPQPLARERTDYWMATAGLDGHFGDFKWSLNYTHGQSVHHMATSGLYDNKKLFAATDVVMANGVPTCRVLTDPTVAAQYAGCQPLNLLAGNPAAATPAGYAYATGTSRYDATIKQDSVTASISGSLFNLPAGPVDLAAGVEWRNQSLDLTSNADPADLDTAAKRSAYFAGLRGVPAGALFYWLTNVGQGHGSYNVKEGFAELAVPILKDAPLFQELSLNGAVRVTDYSTSGTVTTWKAGGTWKLVQDFLLRATYSRDIRAPNLFELYSGAQSAIGIINDKQNAAGTIGSGINQNVSSVTSGNLGLKPEKAKTLTIGAVLTPRFLPGFSMSVDYYSIKVDSLIDQLSAQQIVDNCTNSGGTGPECALITRSSPTAFPTLIRIAPANIAFLKTAGIDFDATYRTSLGNGGLALRLYANYLDKFDTQQYAGAPTLHYAGVNVVGSNPAGYPRWRGSLTADYSTDRFGLTISEQMVGSMRLDIPGALPNGARVSFVDDHVGAVFYTDLTLRAKVDIGEGKHFEPFLTINNLFDKDPPLIPGTVPGVNLPTNIAVYDFVGRAFTAGVRFKF